The proteins below come from a single Mercenaria mercenaria strain notata chromosome 3, MADL_Memer_1, whole genome shotgun sequence genomic window:
- the LOC123524995 gene encoding organic solute transporter subunit alpha-like, producing the protein MADVEYNAIVINSTEVYENGTERHKNGCSEIYPQAPEYYEAMLQRPIEAGFLCGCILLSLITILVYITEVCSQHYRYKDPGKRLKVLILLGIYPMTSAMAMFALLVPRTTVLADLLATCYLSLCIYVFICILIQYYGNTEAMIETLNPGKISIRTPPCCCCCCCFPTLQVTSRSIRFLKTMIMQTAILQPILLFVKAVIWANDHSSIHETGWMSPFLYLNLLTAVSTLFALYGLMILVTASQKILEKHRIKLKFMMLQFVLIFTNLQTAIFGIFIRFKMPPCEHEYGTRVRASFFNHMIITVEMFILALLARIVYRRSEHRNLKVTADHWLGKSVTYDTVATSTNDIDVLVTSHYKDKSSTPVHLIYSELNSNGPETNL; encoded by the exons ATGGCTGATGTGGAATACAATGCGATTGTGATAAATTCAACAGAGGTGTATGAAAATGGAACAGAAAGACATAAAAATGGGTGCTCTGAAATTTACCCACAAGCACCGGAATATTACGAAG CGATGTTGCAGCGGCCCATTGAAGCTGGGTTTCTCTGTGGCTGCATTCTGTTGTCCCTTATAACGATTCTGGTGTACATCACAGAAGTTTGCAGCCAACACTATCGTTATAAAGATCCTGGAAAACGACTGAAAGTTTTGATTCTCCTTGGAATATACCct ATGACGTCAGCCATGGCCATGTTTGCCTTACTTGTTCCTAGAACAACTGTACTTGCTGACCTACTCGCCACTTG CTACCTTTCGTTATGTATCTACGTATTTATTTGTATCCTGATACAATACTACGGTAATACAGAGGCGATGATAGAGACTTTGAACCCAGGCAAGATTTCTATACGAACACCgccttgttgttgttgttgctgttgttttccAACACTTCAAGTAACAAG CCGATCAATACGATTTTTAAAGACTATGATAATGCAGACGGCCATTTTACAACCTATACTTCTCTTCGTAAAAGCTGTTATATGGGCTAACGATCACAGCAGTATACATGAG acgGGTTGGATGTCACCATTTCTTTACCTCAATCTCCTAACAGCCGTCAGTACACTTTTTGCCTTGTATGGTCTCATGATTCTAGTCACCGCATCGCAAAAGATTCTAGAGAAACATCGAATCAAGCTGAAATTTATGATGTTACAGTTTGTATTGATATTCACTAATCTTCAAACAGCCATATTTGGAATATTCATACGATTCAAGATGCCACCGTGTGAACACGAATATGGCACGAGGGTTCGTGCGTCAT TTTTCAATCACATGATCATCACAGTTGAAATGTTCATATTGGCTCTGCTAGCTCGTATAGTATATCGTAGATCTGAACATCGCAATCTCAAAGTCACAGCAGACCATTGGCTTGGCAAATCTGTCACATATGATACTGTAGCAACATCAACAAATGACATCGAT gTTTTGGTAACCTCTCACTACAAGGACAAATCAAGCACACCAGTCCATTTAATTTATAGCGAACTCAATTCAAATGGTCCGGAAACAAATTTATGA
- the LOC123524996 gene encoding organic solute transporter subunit alpha-like: MENCSNALPFTEHFYADISSDVYSIVFLTLVCILAVVCILIFLEEVWYLRRVYSKDEVKLQRRVIMLGLYPVTVTTSLIILLVPRSTVLLDLVASCYLTICFYTFLSLIIDYFGGKYKMMELFEGTKIQLNTPPCCCCCCCVLKPVKMRRTPLRRLRYCSLQVAIIQPLLVFLAAVLWTDGKYDGGMTSASSNTYISILETISTLTSVYATMVIYRASRDHLKMYLLWMKFASFYTMFIVSNIQHLVFGILSNFNLPACVGTRGTKVRANALKHTLVVIEAFLLALLARKAYRRDETQIEGPVSAAEAGFSPFSVVTEQPMSTGDNSDTSCVANTSYSRYGADSGEILRSDNDNKGLGKNTNQTEVQHNSE, translated from the exons atggaaaattgttcaaatgCGCTCCCTTTCACAGAACATTTTTATGCAG ATATATCCTCAGACGTTTATTCCATTGTTTTCCTAACCCTGGTTTGTATTCTGGCTGTTGTATGTATTTTGATCTTCCTGGAAGAGGTTTGGTATTTGCGACGCGTGTATTCAAAAGATGAGGTGAAATTGCAACGGCGTGTTATAATGCTAGGGTTATATCca GTAACAGTAACAACATCGTTGATAATTCTGTTGGTTCCAAGAAGCACCGTTCTCCTTGATCTTGTCGCGTCATG TTATCTTACTATTTGTTTCTACACTTTCCTGTCGCTTATTATTGACTATTTTGGGGGAAAATATAAAATGATGGAACTGTTTGAAGGGACCAAGATCCAATTAAACACGCCGCcatgctgctgttgttgctgttgtgTCCTTAAACCGGTAAAAATGAGAAG AACGCCTTTGAGAAGATTAAGGTATTGCTCTTTGCAAGTTGCCATCATCCAACCTTTGTTAGTGTTCTTAGCGGCGGTCCTGTGGACAGATGGAAAATACGATGGAGGAATG ACAAGCGCATCAAGTAACACATATATAAGTATTTTAGAGACTATAAGTACGCTGACTTCCGTATATGCCACAATGGTTATCTATCGGGCCTCCAGGGAtcatctcaaaatgtatttactCTGGATGAAGTTTGCCTCGTTCTACACTATGTTTATTGTTAGCAACATCCAGCATCTTGTGTTTGGAATACTCTCTAACTTCAATCTTCCTGCATGTGTCGGTACAAGAGGAACAAAAGTTAGAGCAAATG CTTTGAAGCATACACTAGTTGTCATTGAAGCATTCCTGCTAGCATTACTTGCAAGGAAAGCTTATCGAAGGGATGAAACTCAAATAGAAGGACCTGTAAGTGCTGCTGAAGCTGGATTCTCTCCCTTTAGTGTCGTAACCGAACAGCCTATGAGTACTGGCGATAACTCAGACACTAGCTGTGTAGCTAATACAAGTTATTCACGATACGGAGCAGACTCTGGTGAAATTTTGAGaagtgataatgataataaaggaTTAGGTAAAAACACTAATCAGACTGAAGTTCAACATAATTCGGAATGA
- the LOC123525823 gene encoding organic solute transporter subunit alpha-like — protein MEPCSDKFPSTDDFYAEISASAATIVLLSLACLLAALCVGNFVEELLFLQRIYYGNEVKVIKLATLLGLYPVTILTSLIALLVPSSTILLDLLASCYLSVCFYTFVTLSINYFGGEEKMLEILANDRVKTSTPPCCCCCCCILKPIKLTRKSLLFFKLCSLQVAVVRPLLLFIAAVLWTDGKYTRGLGGSTSYLYITIVTVISTLFSMYGTMVIYRASLLHLKQYSLALKYMSFKLLLVISNLQNIVFGILALFDLPECIGTRGPKVRGSYIHHSVLVIETFLLALLARKAYRRDENDIKGPITDSEEAGFAPEDIVVDKESKNVNTKGAESGFADSYKDHRENIYKSYDNPGADFTDWQAVS, from the exons ATGGAGCCATGTTCCGATAAATTTCCAAGTACAGATGATTTCTATGCAG AAATATCTGCTAGTGCAGCTACTATAGTTTTGCTCTCGCTCGCTTGCCTTCTGGCTGCTTTGTGTGTTGGCAACTTTGTAGAGGAGCTGCTGTTTCTACAGCGTATCTATTATGGAAATGAAGTGAAAGTTATAAAACTGGCAACACTTCTCGGTTTGTATCCG GTAACAATACTAACATCTTTGATTGCATTACTGGTCCCATCAAGCACAATACTATTGGATCTCTTAGCATCATG CTATCTATCTGTGTGTTTCTACACGTTTGTTACACTATCCATAAACTACTTTGGAGGAGAGGAGAAGATGTTGGAGATACTTGCAAATGACAGAGTAAAAACAAGCACCCCACcttgctgttgctgctgctgttgtatTCTTAAACCTATCAAACTAACCAG GAAAAGTCTTCTGTTCTTCAAGTTGTGTTCTTTACAAGTTGCCGTGGTAAGACCATTGTTACTGTTCATAGCTGCGGTTCTGTGGACAGATGGTAAATACACAAGAGGACTG GGTGGTTCAACAAGTTACCTCTATATCACCATAGTTACCGTCATCAGTACATTATTTTCTATGTACGGAACCATGGTGATTTACCGAGCTTCCTTACTCCACTTGAAGCAATACTCACTGGCGCTGAAGTATATGTCCTTCAAACTGCTGCTTGTGATATCCAATCTGCAGAATATTGTGTTTGGAATTCTTGCATTGTTCGATCTTCCGGAATGTATCGGAACTCGAGGACCCAAAGTCAGAGGAAGCT ACATTCACCACTCGGTCCTTGTGATAGAAACGTTCCTTCTTGCCCTCTTAGCACGAAAAGCTTATCGCAGAGACGAAAATGACATCAAAGGGCCCATTACGGATTCAGAAGAAGCCGGATTTGCACCTGAGGACATTGTTGTTGATAAAGAATCAAAGAATGTAAATACTAAAGGTGCTGAAAGTGGATTTGCTGATAGTTATAAAGATCATCGAGAAAATATTTATAAGTCGTATGACAATCCAGGAGCTGACTTTACAGACTGGCAAGCGGTGTCCTAA